From Arthrobacter sp. FW306-2-2C-D06B, a single genomic window includes:
- a CDS encoding glycine zipper domain-containing protein, with amino-acid sequence MTRKPHRNGRGLFLGAMLGAVVGFLLGRGAGNPVFGALLGAVVGSAILYRINPGPWKRD; translated from the coding sequence ATGACGCGCAAACCGCACCGCAACGGCAGGGGCCTTTTCCTCGGAGCGATGCTCGGCGCCGTCGTCGGCTTCTTGCTGGGCCGTGGGGCCGGAAACCCTGTGTTCGGAGCGCTGCTGGGCGCTGTCGTCGGTTCGGCAATCCTCTACCGGATCAATCCCGGGCCATGGAAACGGGACTAA